From Pseudomonadota bacterium, a single genomic window includes:
- the tilS gene encoding tRNA lysidine(34) synthetase TilS: protein MPALLSRLRAWIDGQDLIARGSHGLVAFSGGPDSLCLLDLLLMLGRERGISLRALHVDHRLRPDSASQAQQAAAQARGLGATVVVHALTGLDPGAGNLQERARLARRAALEQAAQASAAQWIALGHTADDQAETVLMRLLRGSGVGGLAAMAPVDAPWVRPLLTTTRAEILAHLEARGLSALADPSNADPRHLRSRVRHLLLPALTRENPALSAAFGRLAQHCREEDQALDTIARALFASHRGPEGLRLLGLRELPVAILHRVLRLHYAATVGSLRGLSRAHVQQLAALVGRCRGSERLDLPMARAERRYDTLVLAPRVPATTPRPGGLRLEREGRSALADGRSLELRRLAPGETAACAEVLPLRALNRGLELRSPRSGDRIAIAAGRHRRVARLLIDLKVPRAERADVLLVCAEGEVLLVLGLRRAFGQAPGPDEASLHFALDPPPSAAAERRDRRPGAPLAPASVDAEVACANNPPSGGRV, encoded by the coding sequence ATGCCCGCGCTCCTCTCACGCCTACGGGCCTGGATCGACGGACAGGACCTGATCGCCCGCGGCAGCCATGGGTTGGTCGCCTTTTCGGGCGGCCCCGACTCGCTCTGTCTCTTGGACCTGCTGCTGATGCTCGGGCGCGAACGCGGCATCAGCCTGCGGGCCCTTCATGTCGACCATCGACTGCGGCCTGACTCGGCCAGCCAGGCGCAACAGGCAGCGGCGCAGGCCCGTGGCCTCGGCGCGACGGTCGTCGTGCACGCGCTGACGGGGCTCGACCCTGGCGCGGGCAACCTGCAGGAGCGCGCTCGCCTAGCCCGCCGCGCCGCGCTCGAGCAGGCGGCGCAAGCGTCCGCTGCGCAGTGGATCGCCCTCGGCCACACAGCCGATGACCAGGCCGAGACCGTCTTGATGCGCCTGCTGCGCGGGAGCGGCGTGGGTGGCCTGGCGGCGATGGCGCCCGTGGACGCACCCTGGGTCCGACCGCTGCTGACGACCACCCGGGCCGAAATCTTGGCGCACCTCGAGGCGCGCGGCCTGAGCGCCCTGGCCGACCCCAGCAATGCGGATCCGCGCCACCTCCGCAGCCGGGTGCGCCACCTGCTCCTGCCGGCGCTGACCCGCGAGAACCCGGCGCTGAGCGCAGCCTTCGGCCGCCTGGCCCAGCATTGCCGCGAAGAGGATCAGGCGCTCGACACGATCGCGCGCGCGCTCTTCGCGAGTCACCGCGGCCCTGAGGGGCTGCGCCTCTTGGGGCTGCGGGAGCTGCCGGTAGCGATCTTGCATCGGGTGCTGCGCCTGCACTATGCGGCGACCGTCGGCAGTCTCCGCGGACTCAGCCGCGCGCATGTTCAGCAGCTCGCCGCGCTGGTGGGGCGCTGCCGTGGCAGCGAGCGTCTCGACCTGCCGATGGCGCGGGCCGAGCGGCGCTACGACACGCTCGTCCTCGCGCCTCGCGTGCCGGCGACGACGCCGCGGCCGGGTGGCCTGCGGCTCGAGCGCGAGGGGCGCAGCGCGCTGGCCGACGGCCGCAGCCTCGAGCTCCGGCGGCTAGCGCCGGGCGAGACGGCAGCTTGCGCTGAGGTCTTGCCCCTGCGTGCGCTGAATCGCGGCCTCGAGCTGCGATCGCCTCGTTCCGGCGATCGAATCGCGATCGCGGCGGGTCGCCACCGTCGCGTCGCTCGCCTGCTGATCGACCTCAAGGTGCCCCGGGCGGAGCGAGCCGACGTGCTGCTCGTCTGCGCCGAAGGCGAGGTGTTGCTGGTCCTCGGGCTGCGCCGTGCCTTCGGCCAGGCGCCGGGCCCGGACGAAGCCAGTCTGCACTTCGCCCTCGATCCACCGCCGTCGGCCGCGGCCGAGCGCCGCGATCGTCGGCCGGGAGCGCCGCTGGCGCCGGCGTCGGTTGACGCTGAGGTAGCCTGCGCTAATAATCCGCCCAGCGGAGGTCGCGTTTGA
- the ftsH gene encoding ATP-dependent zinc metalloprotease FtsH, with amino-acid sequence MFLSVYHLFETPAKNDGRIDFSEFVQDVTKSPEKIRKVLVKGTRYTVEYADRRVRTTGQELDSDLRERLDRASIPYAIEEREETGFWQSLLVSWLPMVFIFVIFFVFMRQLQAGGGKAMTFGKSRAKLLSDHHHKVTFADVAGAEEAKHEVQEIVEFLRDPKRFTRLGGRIPKGVLMIGPPGTGKTLLARAIAGEAGVPFFSISGSDFVEMFVGVGASRVRDLFEQGKKNAPCIIFIDEIDAVGRHRGAGLGGGHDEREQTLNQLLVEMDGFESNEGVILIAATNRPDVLDPALLRPGRFDRRITVPRPDVRGREAILEVHTRRTPISSDVNLAVLARGTPGFSGADLESMVNEAALQAARVNKDHIEQHDFEYAKDKVMMGAERRSLFISDKEKRNTATHEAGHVLVAKSMAQADPVHKVTIIPRGQALGLTQQLPEEDRMSLNESYARTLIAILMGGRVAEELVFGEVSTGGGNDIERATDLAHKMVCEWGMSPKLGPLAYGKREEPIFLGRELTRARDYSERTAEAIDSEVRGIVEGAHQQAREVLERSRVQLDALATALLEFETLDGQQIDDVMAGRAVRVPPPPASGGKTATEGKRAAARGDAGAAAPLIATSGLSGDPEQA; translated from the coding sequence ATGTTCTTGAGCGTCTACCACCTCTTCGAGACGCCCGCGAAGAACGATGGGCGCATCGATTTCTCCGAGTTCGTGCAGGACGTTACAAAGAGCCCGGAGAAGATTCGCAAGGTACTGGTGAAGGGCACGCGCTACACCGTCGAGTACGCCGACCGGCGCGTGCGCACGACCGGCCAGGAGCTCGACAGCGACCTGCGCGAGCGGCTCGACAGGGCTAGCATCCCCTACGCAATCGAGGAGCGCGAGGAGACGGGCTTCTGGCAGTCGCTGCTGGTCTCCTGGTTGCCGATGGTCTTCATCTTCGTGATCTTCTTTGTCTTCATGCGGCAGCTCCAGGCCGGTGGGGGCAAGGCCATGACCTTCGGCAAGTCACGCGCGAAGCTCCTCTCCGACCATCACCATAAGGTGACCTTCGCCGATGTCGCCGGCGCCGAGGAGGCCAAGCACGAGGTGCAGGAGATCGTCGAGTTTCTCCGCGATCCGAAGCGTTTCACCCGGCTCGGCGGTCGAATCCCCAAGGGTGTGCTGATGATCGGCCCGCCGGGCACGGGCAAGACCCTGCTCGCGCGCGCCATCGCCGGCGAGGCCGGCGTGCCCTTCTTTTCGATCTCGGGCTCCGATTTCGTCGAGATGTTCGTCGGCGTTGGGGCCTCGCGCGTGCGCGACCTCTTCGAGCAGGGCAAGAAGAACGCGCCGTGCATCATCTTCATCGACGAGATCGACGCGGTCGGCCGGCACCGTGGGGCAGGTCTGGGGGGCGGTCACGATGAACGTGAGCAGACCCTCAACCAGCTCTTGGTCGAGATGGACGGCTTCGAAAGCAACGAAGGCGTCATCTTGATCGCGGCGACCAATCGACCCGACGTGCTCGACCCAGCGCTGCTGCGTCCCGGACGCTTCGACCGCCGCATCACCGTACCGCGCCCCGATGTGCGCGGACGGGAGGCCATCTTGGAGGTCCACACGCGGCGGACACCGATCAGCTCCGACGTCAACCTGGCGGTGCTGGCGCGCGGCACGCCCGGCTTCTCCGGGGCCGACCTCGAGAGCATGGTCAACGAAGCGGCGTTGCAGGCGGCGCGCGTCAATAAGGACCATATCGAGCAGCACGACTTCGAGTACGCCAAGGATAAGGTCATGATGGGCGCCGAGCGCCGATCCCTGTTCATCTCGGACAAAGAGAAGCGCAATACCGCGACGCACGAGGCTGGCCACGTGCTGGTCGCCAAGTCGATGGCCCAGGCCGATCCGGTGCATAAGGTGACGATCATTCCGCGCGGCCAGGCGCTCGGCCTGACCCAGCAGCTGCCGGAAGAGGATCGGATGAGCCTCAACGAGTCCTATGCACGCACCCTGATCGCGATCCTGATGGGGGGACGCGTCGCCGAGGAGCTGGTCTTCGGCGAGGTCTCCACCGGCGGCGGCAATGACATCGAGCGCGCGACCGACCTCGCGCATAAGATGGTCTGCGAGTGGGGCATGAGCCCCAAGCTCGGTCCGCTGGCCTATGGCAAGCGCGAGGAGCCGATCTTCCTCGGCCGGGAGCTGACGCGCGCCCGGGACTACAGCGAGCGGACCGCGGAGGCCATCGACAGCGAGGTGCGCGGAATCGTCGAGGGGGCGCATCAACAGGCGCGCGAGGTGCTCGAGCGCAGCCGGGTCCAGCTCGACGCCCTGGCCACCGCGCTGCTCGAGTTCGAAACGCTCGATGGCCAGCAGATCGACGACGTCATGGCCGGGCGGGCCGTGCGTGTGCCGCCGCCCCCGGCAAGCGGCGGCAAGACGGCGACCGAGGGCAAGCGAGCCGCCGCGCGGGGCGACGCGGGCGCAGCGGCGCCACTGATCGCCACGTCAGGGCTTTCGGGCGATCCAGAGCAGGCCTGA
- the folP gene encoding dihydropteroate synthase: MLGRLAWDWSRTCVFGVLNVTPDSFFDGGRHATPESAVAHALALADEGAEVIDIGGESTRPGAAPVPLAQELDRVLPVIGALVGRLRVPIAVDTYKAEVASAALRAGATIVNDISGGRIDDALLGVVAAAEATVILGHLRGLPATMQQDIVFGDVVAEVIIELKQRVRAAIAAGVRADRIWVDPGLGFGKRADHVMSLLHALGRVREEVGYPLLIGPSRKSFIAAVTGQSVGERLIGSCGAAVAGVINGADGVRLHDVLELLPAIRVADAIRRASA; encoded by the coding sequence ATGCTTGGACGGCTGGCCTGGGACTGGTCACGTACCTGCGTCTTCGGCGTGTTGAACGTCACGCCGGACTCGTTCTTCGACGGCGGGCGGCACGCCACGCCGGAGAGCGCAGTCGCGCATGCCCTGGCGCTCGCCGACGAGGGTGCCGAGGTCATCGACATCGGTGGCGAGTCGACCCGTCCGGGGGCAGCGCCCGTGCCCTTGGCGCAGGAGCTCGATCGCGTGCTGCCGGTCATCGGCGCGCTCGTCGGGCGACTGCGTGTGCCGATCGCCGTCGACACCTATAAGGCCGAGGTGGCGAGCGCTGCGTTGCGCGCCGGCGCCACGATCGTCAACGACATCAGTGGCGGACGGATCGACGACGCGCTGCTGGGGGTCGTCGCCGCGGCGGAGGCGACGGTAATCCTCGGCCACCTGCGGGGGCTACCGGCGACGATGCAGCAGGACATCGTCTTTGGTGACGTCGTCGCCGAGGTGATCATCGAGCTGAAGCAGCGGGTGCGCGCGGCCATCGCGGCAGGGGTGCGCGCCGATCGCATCTGGGTCGACCCGGGTCTCGGCTTCGGCAAGCGCGCCGACCACGTCATGAGCTTGCTGCACGCGCTCGGGCGAGTGCGCGAGGAGGTCGGCTATCCGCTGCTGATCGGACCCTCACGCAAGTCGTTCATCGCCGCGGTCACCGGGCAGTCCGTCGGCGAGCGGCTGATCGGCAGCTGCGGCGCCGCGGTCGCGGGCGTGATCAACGGCGCCGACGGCGTGCGTTTGCACGATGTGCTCGAGCTGCTGCCGGCGATACGCGTGGCCGACGCGATCCGCCGCGCTTCGGCTTGA
- a CDS encoding phosphoglucosamine mutase: protein MRKLFGTDGIRGVANVPPMTVETALDLGRAVAFLFRNDGHQRRIVVGKDTRRSCYMFETALAAGICSMGADCWLCGPLPTPGVAHLTSSMRAEAGVVISASHNPYQDNGIKIFAADGFKLPDARELEIEQLLASGALDQHRVPAHKVGRVTRIPGVDGRYIAFLKHTFPPDLTLDGIKIVVDCANGAAYNLAPIVFEELGAEVVALGVRPNGRNINDGCGALHPGQVQRAVIEQGAQLGVALDGDADRVIVVDEHGEIVDGDAIMALIARRMLAADTLAQRTLVVTVMSNLGLERCIRGLGGEVRRTAVGDRYVVDEMRRGGFNLGGEQSGHLVFLDHATTGDGTLAALQVLASMLREGKPVSELARVMTRYPQVLVNVEVAQRRALEELDALNRAIAAAEARLAGEGRVLVRYSGTEHKARVMVEGPDEAVIRALAEELAALLQEACAS, encoded by the coding sequence ATGCGCAAGCTCTTCGGAACTGATGGGATCCGCGGCGTGGCCAATGTCCCGCCGATGACGGTTGAAACCGCGCTGGACCTGGGGCGCGCCGTGGCGTTCCTCTTCCGCAACGACGGACACCAGCGGCGCATCGTCGTCGGGAAGGACACGCGTCGGTCGTGCTACATGTTCGAGACCGCCCTGGCAGCGGGTATTTGCTCGATGGGCGCCGACTGCTGGCTCTGCGGTCCACTGCCGACGCCAGGGGTGGCCCACCTGACCTCCAGCATGCGCGCCGAGGCCGGGGTGGTGATCAGCGCCAGCCACAATCCCTACCAGGACAACGGCATCAAGATCTTCGCGGCCGACGGCTTCAAGCTGCCGGATGCCCGCGAGTTGGAGATCGAGCAGCTGCTCGCCTCCGGGGCGCTCGACCAGCATCGCGTCCCCGCCCACAAGGTGGGCCGCGTGACGCGCATCCCGGGCGTCGACGGGCGCTACATCGCCTTCCTCAAGCACACCTTCCCCCCGGATCTGACCCTCGACGGAATCAAGATCGTCGTCGATTGCGCCAACGGCGCCGCCTACAACTTGGCCCCGATTGTCTTCGAGGAGCTGGGCGCCGAGGTGGTGGCGCTCGGCGTGCGACCCAACGGCCGCAACATCAACGATGGCTGCGGCGCGCTCCATCCGGGCCAGGTCCAGCGCGCGGTGATCGAGCAGGGTGCGCAGCTCGGCGTCGCGCTCGACGGTGACGCCGACCGAGTCATCGTCGTCGACGAACACGGGGAGATCGTCGACGGGGATGCGATCATGGCCCTGATCGCCCGGCGCATGCTGGCCGCGGACACGCTGGCGCAGCGAACGCTCGTGGTCACGGTGATGAGCAACCTTGGCCTCGAGCGCTGTATCCGCGGCCTGGGCGGAGAGGTGCGACGGACGGCGGTCGGCGACCGCTACGTCGTCGACGAAATGCGCCGCGGTGGCTTCAACCTTGGCGGCGAGCAGTCGGGTCACCTGGTCTTTCTCGATCACGCGACCACGGGCGACGGGACGCTGGCGGCGTTGCAGGTGCTCGCGTCGATGCTGCGCGAGGGCAAGCCCGTCTCAGAGCTGGCACGCGTCATGACGCGCTATCCCCAGGTGCTGGTCAACGTCGAGGTCGCGCAACGGCGGGCGCTCGAGGAGCTCGACGCGCTCAACCGCGCGATTGCCGCGGCGGAGGCGCGCCTGGCGGGCGAAGGGCGGGTCTTGGTGCGCTACTCGGGCACCGAGCACAAGGCGCGGGTGATGGTCGAGGGCCCCGATGAAGCCGTCATCCGGGCGCTGGCCGAAGAGCTGGCCGCGCTGTTGCAAGAGGCCTGCGCCAGCTAG
- a CDS encoding holo-ACP synthase: MVIGIGLDLVTVSRFARMIERYGERLLGRLFTAGERAYCAKYAQPAQHYAARFAAKEALLKALGVPHGLSWHELEVVSAASRAPQIHLSGRAAEAARQLGITRLLVTLTHERDLAAAMIVAEGGAD; the protein is encoded by the coding sequence ATGGTGATCGGCATCGGGCTCGATCTGGTGACGGTCTCGCGCTTTGCGCGAATGATCGAGCGCTATGGCGAACGACTGCTCGGGCGCCTGTTCACCGCGGGCGAGCGTGCGTACTGCGCCAAGTACGCGCAGCCGGCGCAGCACTACGCCGCGCGCTTCGCGGCGAAAGAGGCGCTGCTCAAGGCCCTCGGCGTCCCCCACGGGCTGAGCTGGCACGAGCTGGAGGTCGTCTCTGCCGCCTCGCGCGCGCCGCAGATCCACCTGAGCGGCAGGGCGGCCGAGGCTGCACGGCAGCTCGGTATCACTCGCCTGCTGGTCACCTTGACTCACGAACGCGACCTCGCGGCTGCCATGATCGTGGCCGAGGGCGGCGCCGATTGA
- a CDS encoding AgmX/PglI C-terminal domain-containing protein codes for MSTDLLVPETVVGARFRVEQLLGEGGLGALYRALDQQTQQPVALRLIAAEVAKSNRLIEQLRSQINLACTLVHKNVARVIGIGKEGGLHFVVGEHVEGISVRELVARQRLSGRTLGLKTTYNIVAHACSALQAAHDLGGASLIHGLPGPGALLVAPTGRVKLADLGMVPIWAAAGARAFDRLGDCLFAAPELLRDPRHAGAAADIHVIGLLLRELLAIDPLSDVPAAERSAGLPEGIGAIVARCTAADPRARYATLEAVKSDLYAALQRAELSGQHALTPAPATISAAAGVTFTTPSAARSNTATAGPFTAHAPSPSRSPAAGPAAPAAARAIVRRHSAPQARAPVVEERPLEELLADAAGADPVERWVVHRNRLDFGPFTAADLRQRLYRGEFSADDLAIDQETGTRGPLRRQPAFEQFIRVLDRHQHEETAQRTLAETHQRDKRRHATVIVVVALSLVLTAVIGGVIYLRLRHPVTKERIVKVYRDREQRSGPNIDSIKFSWSAEPANQAARRRLLRVRPRRAADAPSAAKDPEHEVTYLGDASKSGGDQLLSQQQIQSAIRQHQQQLVPCIIAQARSDPRLRQVAIAFGVRGSGEVSYVKVNEQSSGVFHDCIAQQLGRVRFPPYDGGVTHASFKMSLEY; via the coding sequence ATGTCTACTGATCTGCTCGTGCCAGAGACCGTCGTCGGCGCGCGTTTCAGGGTTGAACAACTGCTGGGCGAGGGCGGCCTTGGTGCGCTCTACCGGGCCCTCGATCAGCAGACGCAGCAGCCGGTCGCGCTGCGTCTGATCGCCGCCGAGGTGGCGAAGAGCAACAGGCTGATCGAGCAGCTTCGCTCGCAGATCAATCTCGCCTGCACCCTGGTCCATAAGAACGTCGCCCGCGTGATCGGGATCGGCAAGGAGGGTGGGCTTCATTTCGTGGTCGGCGAGCACGTCGAGGGCATCAGCGTGCGCGAGTTGGTCGCGCGTCAGCGCCTCAGCGGCCGCACACTCGGGCTCAAGACCACCTACAACATTGTCGCGCACGCCTGCAGTGCGCTTCAGGCGGCGCACGACCTCGGCGGGGCGTCCCTGATCCATGGGCTGCCGGGTCCTGGCGCGCTGCTCGTCGCGCCCACCGGCCGCGTCAAGCTCGCCGACCTCGGGATGGTGCCGATCTGGGCCGCCGCCGGCGCACGCGCCTTCGACCGCCTCGGCGATTGCCTCTTTGCTGCACCGGAGCTGTTGCGCGACCCCCGACACGCTGGCGCGGCCGCCGATATCCACGTGATTGGGTTGCTGCTGCGCGAGCTCCTGGCGATCGACCCGCTCTCCGATGTCCCGGCCGCCGAGCGCAGCGCAGGTCTGCCGGAGGGCATCGGGGCGATCGTCGCGCGCTGCACGGCTGCCGACCCACGCGCGCGTTACGCGACGCTCGAGGCCGTCAAGAGCGACCTCTACGCGGCGCTGCAGCGGGCGGAGCTCAGCGGTCAGCACGCGCTCACGCCCGCACCGGCGACGATCAGCGCCGCCGCTGGCGTAACCTTCACCACCCCGAGCGCGGCACGCAGCAACACGGCGACGGCCGGCCCGTTCACGGCCCATGCCCCGTCCCCGTCCCGTTCGCCTGCCGCTGGGCCTGCCGCTCCCGCGGCCGCACGAGCGATCGTGCGCCGCCACTCGGCGCCGCAAGCGCGCGCGCCAGTGGTGGAGGAACGGCCGCTCGAGGAGCTGCTGGCGGACGCCGCGGGGGCTGATCCGGTCGAACGCTGGGTCGTCCACCGCAACCGGCTTGACTTCGGTCCTTTCACCGCTGCCGATCTGCGCCAGCGCCTCTATCGCGGGGAGTTCTCGGCCGACGATCTGGCGATCGACCAGGAGACCGGTACGCGTGGCCCGCTCCGGCGACAGCCAGCCTTCGAGCAATTTATCCGCGTGCTCGATCGCCACCAGCACGAGGAGACCGCGCAGCGGACGCTGGCAGAGACGCATCAACGCGATAAGCGCCGGCACGCCACGGTCATCGTGGTGGTCGCGCTGAGCCTGGTCCTGACGGCCGTGATCGGCGGCGTGATCTACCTGCGCTTGCGCCACCCCGTGACGAAGGAGCGGATCGTCAAGGTCTACCGCGATCGCGAGCAGCGCTCCGGGCCGAACATCGACAGCATCAAGTTCTCCTGGAGCGCGGAGCCGGCGAACCAGGCCGCCCGGCGGCGCCTGCTGCGCGTCCGACCGCGTCGCGCTGCCGACGCCCCGTCGGCAGCCAAGGACCCGGAGCACGAGGTTACCTACCTCGGCGATGCTTCGAAGAGCGGTGGCGATCAGCTCCTCTCGCAGCAGCAGATTCAGAGCGCCATCCGTCAGCACCAGCAGCAACTGGTGCCCTGCATCATCGCGCAGGCGCGCAGCGATCCGCGGCTGCGGCAGGTGGCGATCGCCTTCGGCGTGCGAGGGTCCGGCGAGGTGAGCTACGTCAAGGTCAACGAGCAGAGCAGCGGTGTCTTCCACGACTGCATCGCGCAGCAGCTCGGGCGCGTGCGCTTCCCGCCCTATGACGGCGGCGTCACCCACGCCAGCTTCAAGATGTCCTTGGAGTACTAG
- a CDS encoding HDIG domain-containing protein, with amino-acid sequence MPLGALRRLMRGGLRWWLLPLVTTGALLAVERVAERVFDQGRPAKGATARFTLRAEADAVLDLHETHAAEAIEAQQSYLPIYEQDDEVLGAAKEQILNAVLERPVAAWSWPNATGTEPESWYLPAADGGTSAGQGDARVDGGALERAPQSVALEHRAELEALVGGCFELLAPLYAAGVVADTEFPREKTEVRRFLSGSYTLRPVAQLHRFSALREKLERGAKQFFFKTDPRVRSEVIDYLLQRLPANLSYSRENDRFIADISQVTGLKMVLIRRGSVLAARGEVVDTRAFYALRATTAALAGLPWMQRHLGRFGLVAALLLVFSAAARTLCPTVFVSSKPLALIYGAIVLLVAGGKVVLALWPVGVGVLPLASSALVIAVVYGRAPAVLAAIATATCMAFVFYFDLGAIVIGASGGVVAALVVRQRRGAAVAAAGVLVGLAQAFASEAARAAEGRPQTYAELWSSAQCLAGGLLAGGVALLALPFIQRWVGQASRGALAVLGDFDHALMRLLRERLPQVFSHSVRVVNLADRAAEALGADRALTRVGALMHDLGKLEDGAQELGSESALATQAARRQAHVDAGLTLAAAHGLPTEVREVIAEHHGTLPMTELTGRPPGLAPAPGPRGELPRYRGPLPRSLESAIVMIANRVEHATQGVASAAASAALVDQVILELQAELQFVDCAVTQRQLITLKRAIIRYLETTRER; translated from the coding sequence ATGCCGCTCGGCGCGCTGCGCCGCCTGATGCGCGGCGGTCTGCGCTGGTGGCTCCTGCCGCTGGTCACGACGGGCGCGCTGCTCGCGGTCGAGCGCGTCGCCGAGCGCGTCTTCGACCAGGGCCGACCAGCGAAGGGCGCCACGGCGCGCTTCACCCTCCGCGCCGAGGCCGATGCCGTCCTCGATCTGCATGAGACCCACGCGGCCGAGGCGATCGAGGCCCAGCAAAGCTACCTGCCGATCTATGAGCAGGACGACGAGGTGCTCGGCGCCGCCAAGGAGCAGATCCTCAATGCCGTGCTGGAGCGGCCCGTAGCCGCCTGGAGTTGGCCGAACGCTACGGGCACCGAGCCCGAGTCGTGGTATTTGCCCGCCGCGGACGGCGGGACCTCCGCAGGGCAGGGCGATGCGCGGGTGGATGGCGGTGCGCTGGAGCGCGCACCGCAGTCAGTCGCGTTGGAGCACCGAGCAGAACTCGAAGCGCTCGTCGGCGGCTGCTTCGAGCTGCTGGCGCCCCTCTACGCCGCGGGCGTCGTCGCCGATACCGAGTTCCCCCGTGAGAAGACGGAGGTGCGGCGCTTCCTGAGCGGCAGCTACACCTTGCGCCCGGTGGCGCAGCTCCATCGCTTCTCGGCCCTGCGCGAGAAACTCGAGCGCGGGGCGAAGCAGTTTTTCTTCAAGACCGATCCGCGCGTGCGCTCGGAGGTCATCGACTACCTCTTGCAGCGCCTGCCGGCCAACCTGTCGTACTCGCGCGAGAATGACAGGTTCATCGCCGATATTTCCCAGGTGACCGGTCTCAAGATGGTGTTGATTCGACGCGGCTCCGTGCTCGCGGCGCGCGGTGAGGTCGTGGACACCCGCGCGTTTTATGCGCTGCGCGCGACGACGGCGGCCCTCGCTGGGCTGCCCTGGATGCAGCGACACCTCGGGCGCTTTGGTCTGGTGGCGGCGCTGCTGCTGGTCTTCAGCGCCGCGGCCCGAACGCTCTGTCCGACGGTCTTCGTCAGCTCGAAGCCGCTAGCCTTGATCTACGGCGCGATAGTTCTGCTCGTGGCGGGCGGGAAGGTCGTCCTGGCGCTCTGGCCCGTCGGCGTCGGGGTGCTACCGCTGGCGAGCAGCGCCCTGGTCATCGCCGTCGTCTATGGCCGCGCGCCGGCCGTACTGGCGGCGATTGCCACGGCGACCTGCATGGCCTTCGTCTTCTACTTCGATCTCGGGGCCATCGTCATCGGCGCCAGCGGTGGGGTCGTCGCCGCCCTGGTGGTCCGCCAGCGCCGCGGCGCCGCCGTGGCCGCGGCGGGGGTCCTCGTCGGTCTGGCACAGGCCTTCGCCAGCGAGGCCGCACGTGCCGCCGAGGGCCGGCCCCAGACCTACGCAGAACTCTGGTCGTCGGCGCAATGCCTCGCCGGTGGTCTGCTCGCCGGAGGCGTCGCGCTGCTCGCGCTGCCCTTCATCCAGCGTTGGGTCGGGCAGGCGTCGCGTGGCGCGCTCGCAGTGCTCGGCGATTTCGATCATGCGCTGATGCGCTTGCTGCGCGAGCGCCTGCCCCAGGTGTTCTCGCATAGCGTGCGTGTCGTCAACCTCGCGGATCGCGCGGCAGAGGCGCTCGGCGCCGACCGCGCGCTGACACGTGTTGGGGCCCTGATGCACGACTTGGGGAAGCTCGAAGACGGAGCCCAGGAGCTCGGGAGCGAGTCAGCGCTGGCGACACAGGCCGCGCGGCGGCAGGCGCACGTTGACGCTGGCCTGACGCTCGCGGCGGCACACGGCCTGCCTACCGAGGTCAGGGAGGTGATCGCCGAACACCACGGCACCCTGCCGATGACCGAGCTGACCGGCCGCCCGCCGGGACTGGCCCCAGCGCCGGGCCCACGCGGCGAGCTGCCGCGCTATCGTGGTCCACTGCCGCGCTCGCTCGAGTCCGCGATCGTCATGATCGCCAATCGCGTCGAGCACGCAACGCAAGGGGTCGCGTCGGCCGCGGCGTCCGCTGCGCTCGTCGATCAGGTGATCCTCGAGCTGCAAGCCGAGCTGCAGTTCGTCGACTGCGCGGTGACGCAGCGGCAACTGATCACGCTCAAGCGCGCGATCATCCGCTACCTCGAGACGACCCGCGAACGATGA
- the rnc gene encoding ribonuclease III, which translates to MPSSAPAPAADEAPARAAADVPTAEYEALIAAIGYDFVCLERLRRALTHRSRTNEEDAPGGGAAPLPNNERLEFLGDAVVDLVVSHALMGLLPEAREGELSRLRATVVNEGGLAEAAQQAQLGAFLRLGRGEEQTGGRQKASILADAMEAVIGAVFLDGGLPAAEQVIARLLGEQILAAAAGNTSADYKTRLQEWTQARQREVPRYDVINAWGPDHDKVFEVAVSVAGRELAQAAGTSKKEAQQRAAELALSRLAAEEVTDGPRASAPKL; encoded by the coding sequence GTGCCGAGCAGCGCGCCAGCTCCGGCAGCAGACGAGGCGCCCGCACGCGCTGCGGCGGACGTGCCGACGGCCGAGTACGAAGCGCTGATCGCGGCGATCGGCTATGACTTCGTCTGTCTCGAGCGCCTGCGGCGAGCGCTGACGCATCGCTCGCGGACCAACGAAGAAGACGCCCCGGGGGGGGGCGCGGCTCCGCTGCCCAACAACGAGCGCCTCGAGTTTCTCGGCGACGCCGTCGTCGACCTCGTGGTCAGCCACGCCTTGATGGGCCTGCTGCCCGAGGCTCGCGAGGGCGAGCTCTCGCGCCTACGCGCGACGGTCGTCAATGAGGGCGGCTTGGCCGAGGCGGCGCAGCAGGCGCAGCTCGGCGCGTTCCTGCGCCTTGGGCGGGGGGAGGAGCAGACGGGCGGGCGGCAGAAGGCGTCGATTTTGGCCGATGCGATGGAAGCGGTGATTGGTGCCGTCTTCCTTGACGGCGGCCTTCCCGCGGCGGAGCAGGTGATCGCTCGCCTCTTGGGGGAGCAGATCCTCGCGGCGGCGGCGGGGAACACCAGCGCGGACTACAAGACGCGGCTGCAGGAATGGACGCAGGCGCGGCAGCGCGAGGTTCCTCGCTATGACGTTATCAACGCGTGGGGACCTGACCACGACAAGGTCTTCGAGGTCGCCGTCAGCGTCGCCGGCCGCGAGCTGGCGCAGGCCGCCGGGACGAGCAAGAAGGAAGCGCAGCAGCGAGCCGCTGAACTGGCCCTCAGCCGATTGGCCGCCGAGGAGGTCACCGACGGCCCTCGGGCGTCGGCGCCGAAGCTCTAG